The genomic interval GGCTTGATTTTATCAGGTATTTTGAATTGTGACAGGATGCCGCTATATACTAGAATGGAGTCAGGTGTTCGAAGGGAAGCAatacaaaataagagggatcagtTTTAGTTAGCCAGTCTTTGAAATACAGGACCTTGGAAACTGTTTGATTATAAAACAAGAGGGGACATGGCCCTGTTTATGGCACCTATTACCTCTTTGGTCACCTGATACTGCATAGATTGTTGAGAGACTACTGGTTTCATTGGCTGATACAACAGTGGTCTTAGACTTTATACTGACACCTATTGGCATGTATGAAGCATTGTACCATTGAAGAAATATAATATTTGCATGCATAATTCCccgcaatatttatttattccacaATCAAAAGTGGTGACCAGCTGGTTATTTGAATGTTAAATGTTTACttacaataaatgaaaattaaaaaaaacaaaaaaaaaaaagggggggggggggttggtctGATGAAATGTGTATCAACAGTGtacaatggaagaaaaaaatgaaacggtagtgtaatatatatatatttaacttggaAAGAAAGTTTATAACCAACATCAATGTTACGCCAGCATAAAAGCATAACATAGTAAGCATTATACTTTATAATATACTGTATCTTTAAACTTAAAATGTTCCTTCATTCTTAAATACAGCATAACTGCTGCTTAAAGGTGGGTTTTGCTACAATGAGATCTACAATTATATCTAACATCATctaatttacactttttttttctttttcagacacCACCCAATAGTACCCCAGTCAATATGAAGCCACGTGTCTCCTTTGAGTCCTAAATCATTCTTCTCATCACAATAATTTAAACAAGTATTAGCATCTTACTCAGCTGAACTTTAATCTTTCAGAAAGTGCTTATGCCCTCAAAATATCTTCACAGCATTTCCTGATAACATCTCAAATGGTCTCATTCTTCCCCATAAGCAAATTTCCACCataaaaaatgcaatgcaattgACATTTCCCCACAACTACTAAAAAAGTTGTTTTAACGAGAAAAAGAAGAGGACAGCACAGCATTTATATCTAATGTGATATTGAATGATCTTTGTTGTGCTCATGGCAAAAAATACAAGTTCCTCCTCAGTCTTAGAAAAATGGGATTCTGTACCAAATGAACAGCCATCCGAACCCATTTTTAAAACCCCTTCACCCTTTTGGAATCAGGATTTATTATACAGAAGATCTAGACAAATACGTGAATCCATGCCTGATGTTGTCACAGATGGATTTAACTTGTATACTTACAGGTATGATTTAGGCTCTGTCACAAGCCCAAACCTCTCATGTGTTATAGGAGCAAATCAGAGCCATCCTTCACCGAGTCTGAACTCTACTAGCAGTAGGTATCTACCACCTTCATCGAAATTACTTGTCAGCGACCCACATACGCTGCACAGTATTGGAAGGGGCACTTCATACTGGAGTTATTTACCTCCAGAAATAGGACATGGACTTGTCAAAGGTTTCAGAAAGCTGCATAATCCACAAATTGACCCATTGTCAGCTTCATATTTTTATAGAGGGGTTGTTAGGGATGCTCCAAGAAGAGATATTCCAAATGAGGAAGTCAAAATGTACATGCAAAAAGAGAGACCGAGATATTCACATTGGTACAACGAACCACAAAGTTATAGAATCTGCACTAAAACAGATCGTGAGAGACATTGTGTCAAAAACAACCCACTGCTAGGTTCTTTATTACATACAGATTctaataaagaatattttaaacACAGTATTGAGTACAAACATCACCAGCCGCTCACTTTGTACGACTCTACTCATGCTGTGCCTGAAAAATCACAGCGGGAAAGTGAAAAACAAACAAGAGAGGAGCTCCCCCTGCTGgtctggagagaagaagaagcagaaaaacACAATCACCAAACAAACACTAGCTCACAGACTAAATCCTCCTCTTCTGCCCTTTGGGTTCTCCGTCGCTTTGCAGAAGGCACTTTGGTGGAGCTCGAGGGCGGCCGGCTGAAGCGGGTGGAGGATTTAAAGATGGAGGATTTGGAGCGGTGTGCTCAGTTACATCCTGAGCTGACACTGAAGCGTTTCACTGTGTTGAAGATGACTCCATCACAGACCCCAACGCTCTCATGTTTACGTGTGGAGATTGAGCATGACCGCTCACAGGTAAGGGAAAAAAATactgctgatttgctgcacatCGGATTTTAAAACAATCATTAATCTTACTATTCAAACtgtctgtaaaacacaaaagaaactATGTCCTGCCTAGgctatttttgtgttttgaacacagttctgtcatgacaactctcagaaAGATTAACGTGATAATATACCTGTCAATGTTAATGCgtttggtcttggcagaatatGGTCTGATGCTTCTGCTGCGGCAGAGCAAGTACTAACACTTGggactgccaatacatccacagacatgctACTACTTTGAGCTTTTAAGAAATACTACCATTGCACATATTACGTACATTAAATTACCTCATAGCTGATATATTCATGTGGAGCTGGGGAAGATGAAGGGTTTCTGAGGAATTTTGCAAAATACTAAGCAAACACTGGCCAAGTTTTTGAATGTTGAAGATTCAAAGCTTATTGGCTGctgatgcaaaaaataaaaataaaaataaaaaaaccacaAACCACAAAGTCAGAGAATCATGATATGAAAAACAACCCACTTCTAGGTTCTTTATTACATACATTcaataaagaatatttttaaaacaatattcagtGGAACCATCACCAGTTGCTCTATTTGAACAATTCTACTCATGCTGTGcctgaaaaaaaatcaaagtggGAAAGTGAAAAACAAACAAGAGAAGAGCTCCCCCTGCTGGTCTGGAGAGAAGAACCAGAAAAATACAAACCCCAAACAGACACTAGCTCATAGTCTAAATCCTCCTCTTCTGTCCTTTGGGTTCTCCGTCGCTTTGCAGAAGGCGTTTTGGTGGAGATGAGGGCAGCCAGCTGAAGCATAAATTAAATtactattaacaaaaataaaattacccTTAACCGATCTTTACAGGTGAAGCTGGGGAAGATGGAGGGTTTTTGAAGCATGTTGCAAACTACTAAGCAAACACTGGCCAAGTGTTTAAATGTTGAGCAACAAGCTTATTGGCTGCTGATGCAACAGAAACAGGGATAGACATAAGGAATAAATTATAACACTCTTATCAATTTCTGGAGAAGTAtgtctttaaaatatttacattttttcttcagTTGTCACTGGAGGTGAGTGAAGGGCTGCCCTTCTTTGTTTGCGGTTATGGCTGGTCCTCCTGTAACCCTCAACATACAAGTCAAACCTGCAGACTACAATGCCGCCGACTAAAGGTGGGTGACGTGTGCCTGGCACTGACGCATATGCCCACCTCTTCATCTCAGCCTGCCAATCAGAGCCTAGCTGAAGTTGGTGGAGATCTAGCGTTCCCAAAGTGTCATGCCGAAAACAACTccacaatgcagaaaaaaaaacaatcaagaaAGAGACACTTCACAGCTCCTGAACTAAGCAGCTAAAGGCTAAgtcatatattgtattttattttattttatttttttacttttttatagaaCAGAAGTCTTTGTACATTGCAAATACCATCTTTTGCAAATATAACTGTGTACATATTAACTGCAATATTGCCAGTTCAACTACACTATCGTTCAAAGGTTTAGGGTCagtgagtttattattatttttttataatataaacataatataaagacaatattttatttatttaattggtcaaaagtggcagtacacttatttttatgtaaaatatgtgtttctttgacactttctattcatcaaagaatccagcaAAGACATATCATAATTTCCATACAATACTAAGTAGCACAATGTATTTCAGcattgatagtaataagaaatatttattgagtacCATATCAGCAAGTTATAGTTATTTATTAAGTATAATGTGACAGACTGACAGtacatgaagactggagtaatggctgctgaaatattTTTGATGTAACCGGAAttcaattttgaaaaaatataataaaaaacaatgcaatatattataacaacatttacagtattttttgtcAAATCAGTGCAGCATAGGCTAGcataagattaaaaatgtattaactaatattttacagaccccaaaacttttgaacagtagtttattttGTCACAAAATACATATCAGACTCCTTAAAACATTCTTACAACagctaacaacaacaaaattggATATTACAGTTGTTATTTTTTGTTCTTCCGGTCTATAATTTCCTGTATGCACATACACTGGTATCAAGAACATGCTAAAAACCCTATACAATATCTGATATTGATATCTGATAACTTTTTGACACTGGACTTCATGGACTTCTGTTAAATTGGTGGAAATCTATATGCCTGTGTACTTCCAAAAGCTGACAAAATAAACTTAGCATATGCAAATAATATTTACGACATCATTTCCTGCTCAAGactgtatattttttgttgttgtccaaTAATATGCTTTCTATGATGGGAATATAAAttgttatacattattttatcattgaataaattattttagaaatgcATTACCAgtattatacatttgaaaaacacGTTGTTATACAAATACCACCTGCTTCCAACTAGCAAATCATAGGCTAAGTTTAGAATATATGTTCCCAAGCTACTTTTATTGTCTGCATTATAGCATATATAGAATAGTATGCAACCCATAGATCTGATGAATAAAGCTGCCATCATTCCCATTCATCATAATGACAGCTGCTTTGTTGCAACAAGACCTCCCAGATGTATACAACTTCACGAGATAAGCAGAACCCACTTGCTGAAACAAACATGCAATATAATGAGGGCATGTAACAATGATATAGCATGCTACTGTTtaaaagatttgcataatgcatactgttttatatcCTATTTCTGCACAAGGTATCTATGTAATACCTAATACCTAGCGGGTTAGTCATTAAAATGTTCAGCTCCAAGTAGAAACCCTCCcataaaacaatgcaaaacataatttgatagaatatttgcatttgcattgttttattaaTGAGAAAGGGTCACTTTGAGATTTTtggttttacagtttttacaaaaaaaaaattcttcatcaCATACTGTCACATACTCAGTTCTCCAACCATCTGGTTTTGAAGGCCATCTTTTCCACCAGCGACTCTTTAACGCACAGCTACAATGTTGtattgtatcgatgttattgggaACAGCTGCACAAGTCACATTTCCGCCTGCCAAAATCTAACGCACCTGCTCCTCTTTAGAcagttttattcatttcattttatcatTTAGATTTATTCCTAATGTTCAGATCATTACCAAATACTCTCCCCTGATACCGCCCACCTGCTGGCCTGGCCGCTCTTCACAGGCGAGGACGGGCTAAATGATGATTCTGATACTGCAGGTGGACACATACTGCATCACTGACCCTT from Carassius carassius chromosome 44, fCarCar2.1, whole genome shotgun sequence carries:
- the LOC132126405 gene encoding uncharacterized protein LOC132126405 — encoded protein: MIFVVLMAKNTSSSSVLEKWDSVPNEQPSEPIFKTPSPFWNQDLLYRRSRQIRESMPDVVTDGFNLYTYRYDLGSVTSPNLSCVIGANQSHPSPSLNSTSSRYLPPSSKLLVSDPHTLHSIGRGTSYWSYLPPEIGHGLVKGFRKLHNPQIDPLSASYFYRGVVRDAPRRDIPNEEVKMYMQKERPRYSHWYNEPQSYRICTKTDRERHCVKNNPLLGSLLHTDSNKEYFKHSIEYKHHQPLTLYDSTHAVPEKSQRESEKQTREELPLLVWREEEAEKHNHQTNTSSQTKSSSSALWVLRRFAEGTLVELEGGRLKRVEDLKMEDLERCAQLHPELTLKRFTVLKMTPSQTPTLSCLRVEIEHDRSQLSLEVSEGLPFFVCGYGWSSCNPQHTSQTCRLQCRRLKVGDVCLALTHMPTSSSQPANQSLAEVGGDLAFPKCHAENNSTMQKKKQSRKRHFTAPELSS